Proteins encoded by one window of Nicotiana tabacum cultivar K326 chromosome 10, ASM71507v2, whole genome shotgun sequence:
- the LOC107762804 gene encoding ATP-dependent zinc metalloprotease FTSH 2, chloroplastic, which translates to MSTSSVCIAGNSLSTHRKQKVFRKEIYGRKILFSPNLPSSSKTSRIAVKSSLQQRPDEGRRGFLKLLLGNVGLGVPALLGDGKAYADEQGVSNSRMSYSRFLEYLDKDRVQKVDLFENGTIAIVEAVSPELGNRVQRVRVQLPGLSQELLQKLREKNIDFAAHNAQEDSGSFLFNLIGNLAFPLILIGGLFLLSRRSPGGMGGPGGPGNPLAFGQSKAKFQMEPNTGVTFDDVAGVDEAKQDFMEVVEFLKKPERFTAVGARIPKGVLLVGPPGTGKTLLAKAIAGEAGVPFFSISGSEFVEMFVGVGASRVRDLFKKAKENAPCIVFVDEIDAVGRQRGTGIGGGNDEREQTLNQLLTEMDGFEGNTGIIVVAATNRADILDSALLRPGRFDRQVSVDVPDIKGRTEILNVHAGNKKFDSDVSLEVIAMRTPGFSGADLANLLNEAAILAGRRGKTAIASKEIDDSIDRIVAGMEGTVMTDGKSKSLVAYHEVGHAICGTLTPGHDAVQKVTLIPRGQAKGLTWFIPADDPTLISKQQLFARIVGGLGGRAAEEVIFGEPEVTTGAAGDLQQITGLAKQMVVTFGMSELGPWSLMDSSAQSGDVIMRMMARNSMSEKLAEDIDGAVKRLSDSAYEIALTHIRNNREAIDKIVEVLLEKETMTGDEFRAILSEFVEIPAENRVAPVVPTPATV; encoded by the exons ATGTCTACTTCATCAGTATGCATAGCAGGAAATAGTTTGTCCACTCATAGAAAGCAGAAAGTTTTCAGGAAGGAGATTTATGGCAGGAAAATTTTATTCTCCCCAAATCTTCCATCCTCTAGTAAAACATCGAGAATAGCTGTAAAATCATCTCTTCAGCAAAGGCCAGATGAAGGAAGAAGAGGctttctcaaattattgcttggAAATGTTGGGCTTGGAGTACCTGCTTTGTTAGGTGATGGAAAAGCCTACGCTGATGAGCAAGGTGTTTCTAACTCAAGGATGTCTTATTCTagatttttggagtatttggaCAAGGATAGGGTGCAAAAAGTAGATTTGTTCGAAAACGGGACCATAGCTATTGTTGAGGCTGTATCTCCAGAATTAGGAAACCGGGTTCAGAGGGTTCGGGTACAACTACCTGGGCTCAGCCAGGAACTCCTTCAGAAGTTGCGGGAAAAGAACATCGACTTTGCTGCTCACAATGCCCAAGAGGACTCGGGTTCTTTCCTATTCAACTTGATTGGGAATCTGGCATTCCCGCTTATTTTGATTGGTGGTCTTTTCCTGCTATCAAGGCGGTCTCCCGGAGGAATGGGAGGTCCTGGTGGGCCTGGTAACCCATTAGCGTTTGGTCAATCAAAGGCTAAGTTCCAAATGGAGCCAAACACTGGTGTAACGTTTGATGATGTTGCTGGTGTAGATGAGGCAAAACAAGATTTTATGGAGGTAGTAGAATTTTTGAAGAAGCCCGAGAGGTTTACCGCAGTGGGGGCTCGTATTCCAAAAGGTGTTCTTCTTGTTGGTCCTCCTGGTACTGGGAAAACCCTGCTAGCAAAGGCAATTGCTGGTGAAGCGGGTGTTccatttttctcaatttcagGTTCAGAATTTGTTGAGATGTTTGTTGGTGTAGGAGCCTCTCGAGTCCGCGATCTTTTCAAGAAGGCCAAGGAAAATGCTCCCTGCATTGTATTTGTTGATGAAATTGATGCTGTTGGGCGGCAAAGAGGGACTGGAATTGGAGGAGGGAATGATGAAAGGGAACAGACCCTGAACCAACTATTGACGGAAATGGATGGTTTCGAAGGAAATACTGGTATAATAGTTGTTGCGGCAACCAATCGTGCAGATATTCTTGACTCTGCTTTGCTGAGGCCAGGGCGATTTGATAGACAA GTAAGTGTGGATGTTCCAGATATCAAGGGAAGAACAGAGATCTTAAACGTTCACGCCGGCAACAAGAAGTTCGATTCCGATGTTTCTCTTGAAGTTATAGCCATGAGGACTCCCGGTTTCAGTGGTGCAGACCTTGCTAACCTCTTAAATGAAGCAGCCATTCTTGCCGGTCGACGTGGTAAGACGGCAATCGCGTCCAAAGAGATTGATGATTCAATTGATAGGATAGTGGCTGGAATGGAAGGAACAGTCATGACTGATGGCAAGAGCAAGAGTCTGGTGGCATACCACGAAGTTGGACATGCCATCTGTGG AACTCTTACTCCAGGGCATGATGCTGTTCAAAAGGTCACACTAATCCCACGTGGTCAGGCAAAAGGTTTGACCTGGTTCATTCCTGCAGATGATCCAACCTTAATATCCAAGCAGCAACTCTTTGCTAGAATTGTCGGAGGACTTGGGGGAAGAGCTGCAGAGGAAGTTATCTTTGGTGAACCTGAGGTGACCACTGGTGCTGCAGGCGATTTGCAGCAGATCACCGGTTTGGCAAAACAG ATGGTTGTCACTTTTGGGATGTCTGAACTTGGCCCGTGGTCACTCATGGATTCTTCAGCCCAAAGTGGTGATGTAATCATGAGAATGATGGCCAGGAATTCTATGTCAGAAAAGCTAGCTGAAGACATCGATGGTGCTGTGAAGAGGCTTTCAGACAGCGCATATGAGATTGCATTGACCCACATCCGCAACAACCGTGAAGCAATTGATAAGATTGTGGAAGTCCTCCTTGAAAAGGAGACGATGACTGGAGATGAATTCCGCGCTATTCTCTCAGAATTTGTTGAAATTCCTGCTGAAAACCGAGTTGCTCCTGTTGTACCTACCCCAGCAACTGTATAA
- the LOC107762805 gene encoding uncharacterized protein LOC107762805, which produces MSSYRPYNFTPNENWSPEQWHDSTSHEPEHSNWNRWQPIFPRPTPPRDIPQNYRRVVHDPWLPVTERSIPVPHGATSYPYPGQPRHRPPHPPVRVLVHDDDIPRHAPDPRPSQPPFESPPPWFMQNQPLNQDESKLSPDEQKSALNKLKKEIYNPVQTKVARQVSLYFRGLNNNMNNSTTNELKKDNDEDGKRCAICLEDFVPKEMVTVTPCSHMFHEDCIVPWVTSHGSCPVCRFAICERMKESTDSSARTSVNTMPHDLMVERDLISIMRAFDENFELDHIRSILLPRLTRG; this is translated from the exons ATGAGCAGTTACAGACCTTATAATTTTACACCAAATGAGAATTGGAGTCCTGAACAGTGGCATGATTCTACTTCACATGAACCTGAGCACAGCAACTGGAACAGATGGCAACCCATTTTCCCTCGTCCTACACCTCCCCGAGATATCCCTCAG AATTATAGACGTGTCGTTCATGATCCATGGTTGCCTGTAACAGAGAGATCAATTCCAGTACCTCATGGTGCAACCAG TTATCCATATCCAGGTCAACCACGACATAGACCACCTCATCCTCCTGTTCGAGTGCTAGTCCACGACGATGACATACCAAGACATGCACCAGATCCTAGGCCAAGCCAACCTCCATTTGAATCTCCTCCTCCTTGGTTTATGCAGAACCAGCCACTAAACCAGGACGAATCCAAATTGAGCCCAGATGAGCAAAAGTCTGCCTTGAATAAGCTCAAGAAAGAAATCTACAATCCTGTACAAACAAAAGTTGCAAGACAAGTAAGCCTTTATTTTAGAGGCTTGAACAATAACATGAATAATAGTACTACCAACGAATTGAAAAAGGACAACGACGAAGATGGTAAAAGATGTGCCATTTGCTTGGAAGATTTTGTGCCTAAAGAAATGGTGACAGTAACTCCATGCAGTCACATGTTCCACGAAGATTGTATTGTTCCATGGGTGACGAGCCATGGCTCGTGTCCTGTTTGTCGCTTTGCAATTTGCGAACGGATGAAAGAAAGCACAGACTCATCGGCTAGGACTTCTGTAAACACGATGCCACATGATCTAATGGTGGAAAGGGACCTTATTTCCATTATGAGAGCATTTGATGAGAATTTTGAACTGGATCATATTAGATCCATTCTCTTACCAAGATTAACCAGAGGCTAG
- the LOC107762806 gene encoding protein SYM1 has protein sequence MGSLSGGNGSLWGMGFFHSQEWNFERRRRRNSGKKEGKSSSNASKSSHADVNGGSDYRFPLKQAMTASSLALTGDTLAQLRDRWLKNKDTLPNPPHPMDMIGALLSEHDWLRSIRMASYGFLLYGPGTYAWYSYLDRCMPKQIVENILMKVVLNQIVLGPAVIAVIFAWNNLWLGKLSDLPNKYQKDALPTLLFGFRFWIPVSVLNFWVIPLQARVAFMSMASIFWNFWLSATMSK, from the exons ATGGGGTCATTGAGTGGTGGAAATGGGAGTCTATGGGGAATGGGATTTTTTCATTCTCAAGAATGGAACTTTGaacgaaggagaagaagaaacagTGGTAAAAAAGAAGGTAAAAGCAGTAGTAATGCATCAAAATCCTCACATGCCGATGTAAATGGTGGAAGCGATTATCGTTTCCCTCTGAAGCAAGCCATGACTGCTAGCTCTCTTGCCCTTACTGGTGACACCTTAGCTCAGCTCCGTGACCGCTGGCTCAAGAACAAAGACACCCTTCCTAATCCACCTCATCCTATG GATATGATTGGTGCTCTCCTATCTGAGCATGACTGGCTTCGATCCATCCGGATGGCTTCATATGGATTTTTGTTATATGGTCCTGGTACTTACGCATGGTACTCGTATCTCGACAGATGTATGCCCAAGCAAATAGTGGAGAATATATTGATGAAG GTTGTATTAAACCAAATTGTACTAGGTCCTGCTGTAATAGCTGTTATCTTTGCATGGAATAATTTATGGCTGGGGAAACTTTCAGATCTTCCGAACAAGTATCAGAAAGATGCCCTTCCAACTCTGCTTTTTG GATTTAGGTTCTGGATCCCTGTCAGTGTATTGAACTTTTG GGTGATTCCTCTTCAAGCTCGTGTTGCTTTCATGTCGATGGCTTCTATATTCTGGAATTTTTGGTTGTCAGCAACTATGAGCAAGTAA